A section of the Pseudomonas flavescens genome encodes:
- a CDS encoding phosphoglycolate phosphatase — protein sequence MKPLRALCAGELPRLVMFDLDGTLVDSVPDLATAVDRMLVELDREPVGVECVRQWVGNGARVLVRRALAGGMDHSSIGEAETDAALARFLDIYADCHDLISLYPGVHELLEALSTAAVELAVVTNKPERFVAPLLEQVGLGGYFRWIIGGDTLPQQKPDPAALLQVMRLAGVTAAQSLFIGDSRSDVLAARAAGVPCVAVSYGYNHGRPIAEEEPQLVVDSMAELL from the coding sequence ATGAAACCGCTGCGCGCGCTGTGCGCCGGTGAGCTGCCACGTCTGGTGATGTTCGACCTGGACGGTACCCTGGTCGATTCGGTGCCGGACCTGGCCACCGCCGTCGACCGCATGCTGGTCGAGCTGGATCGTGAGCCCGTCGGCGTCGAGTGCGTGCGCCAGTGGGTCGGTAACGGCGCGCGCGTGCTGGTACGCCGTGCCCTGGCCGGCGGCATGGATCATTCGTCGATAGGCGAGGCCGAAACCGATGCGGCGTTGGCGCGCTTTCTCGATATCTATGCCGACTGCCACGATCTGATCAGCCTGTACCCCGGCGTGCACGAACTGCTCGAAGCCCTGAGCACTGCCGCCGTCGAGCTGGCCGTGGTCACCAACAAGCCGGAGCGTTTCGTCGCGCCGCTGCTTGAGCAGGTTGGCCTGGGTGGTTATTTCCGCTGGATCATCGGGGGCGATACCCTACCCCAGCAGAAGCCCGACCCGGCCGCGTTGCTGCAGGTGATGCGACTGGCTGGAGTGACGGCCGCGCAATCGCTGTTCATCGGCGACTCGCGCAGCGACGTACTTGCCGCTCGCGCCGCCGGTGTGCCCTGCGTGGCAGTGAGTTACGGTTACAACCATGGCCGACCGATCGCCGAAGAAGAGCCGCAGTTGGTGGTCGATAGCATGGCCGAACTTCTCTGA
- the rpe gene encoding ribulose-phosphate 3-epimerase, whose product MQPFAIAPSILSADFARLGEEVDNVLAAGADIVHFDVMDNHYVPNLTIGPMVCTALRKYGVTAPIDVHLMVSPVDRIIGDFLEAGASYITFHPEATLHIDRSLQLIKDGGAKCGLVFNPATSLESLKYVMDKVDMILLMSVNPGFGGQKFIPGTLDKLREARALIDASGRDIRLEIDGGVSAKNIREIAEAGADTFVAGSAIFNQPDYKAVIDAMRAELAQVRG is encoded by the coding sequence ATGCAACCCTTCGCCATCGCCCCGTCGATCCTTTCCGCCGACTTCGCTCGCCTGGGTGAGGAAGTGGACAACGTACTCGCCGCCGGGGCGGACATCGTCCATTTCGATGTCATGGATAACCACTACGTGCCCAACCTGACCATCGGCCCGATGGTCTGCACGGCGCTGCGCAAGTACGGCGTCACCGCGCCCATCGACGTGCACCTGATGGTCAGTCCGGTGGATCGCATCATCGGTGACTTCCTCGAAGCCGGTGCCAGCTACATCACCTTCCACCCTGAAGCCACCCTGCACATCGACCGCTCCCTGCAGTTGATCAAGGATGGCGGCGCCAAGTGCGGCCTGGTGTTCAATCCGGCGACCTCGCTGGAGTCACTGAAGTACGTGATGGACAAGGTCGACATGATCCTGCTGATGAGCGTCAACCCCGGTTTCGGTGGCCAGAAATTCATCCCCGGCACCCTCGACAAGTTGCGTGAAGCCCGCGCCCTGATCGACGCCAGTGGCCGTGACATCCGCCTGGAAATCGACGGTGGCGTCAGCGCCAAGAACATCCGCGAGATCGCCGAAGCGGGCGCCGACACCTTCGTCGCCGGCTCGGCGATCTTCAATCAGCCGGACTACAAGGCCGTGATCGACGCCATGCGTGCCGAGCTGGCCCAGGTGCGTGGATGA
- the gabD gene encoding NADP-dependent succinate-semialdehyde dehydrogenase, translating to MKLNDPDLLRHQAYINGQWRDASDGATTEIFNPANGESLGRVPNLGAAQTRAAIEAARDAQPAWRALTAKERAARLRNWYELMLANQEDLAQIMTAEQGKPLSEARGEVLYAASFIEWFAEEAKRVYGDTIPGHQADKRLLVTKEPVGVTAAITPWNFPAAMITRKAGPALAAGCAMVLKPAPQTPFSALALAVLAERAGIPAGLFSVLPADAERSREVGAELCANPIVRKLSFTGSTGVGIKLMKQCAPTLKKLSLELGGNAPFIVFADADLDAAVEGAMVAKYRNAGQTCVCANRLYVHDAVYDAFAEKLAAAVAKLKVGHGDEAGVTTGPLIDGNAVAKVQAHLADALEKGARVVQGGKALGGNFFEPTVLADVTTEMRVAREETFGPLAPLFRFSDEAEVVRQANDTEFGLACYFYTRDLGRTFRVAEALEYGMVGINTGLISNEVAPFGGMKASGLGREGSRYGLDEYLEIKYLCLGI from the coding sequence ATGAAACTCAACGATCCCGATCTGCTGCGTCATCAGGCCTATATCAATGGTCAGTGGCGCGACGCCAGCGACGGCGCCACCACGGAAATCTTCAATCCGGCCAATGGTGAATCCCTGGGCCGCGTGCCGAACCTGGGCGCCGCCCAGACCCGCGCGGCCATCGAGGCTGCCCGTGATGCCCAGCCGGCCTGGCGCGCGCTGACCGCCAAGGAGCGCGCTGCGCGCCTGCGCAACTGGTACGAGTTGATGCTCGCCAATCAGGAAGACCTGGCGCAGATCATGACGGCCGAGCAGGGCAAGCCACTGAGCGAAGCGCGCGGCGAAGTGCTGTATGCCGCCTCGTTCATCGAGTGGTTCGCCGAGGAAGCCAAGCGCGTCTATGGCGATACCATCCCCGGTCATCAGGCCGATAAGCGCCTGCTGGTGACCAAGGAGCCGGTCGGCGTGACCGCTGCGATCACGCCCTGGAATTTCCCCGCGGCGATGATCACCCGCAAGGCTGGCCCGGCCCTGGCGGCTGGCTGCGCCATGGTGCTCAAACCTGCGCCGCAAACGCCTTTCAGCGCTCTGGCTCTGGCCGTACTGGCCGAGCGTGCCGGCATTCCAGCCGGGCTGTTCAGCGTATTGCCGGCAGACGCCGAGCGCTCCCGTGAGGTGGGCGCCGAACTGTGCGCCAACCCCATCGTGCGCAAGCTGTCGTTCACCGGCTCCACCGGTGTCGGCATCAAGCTCATGAAGCAGTGCGCGCCGACGCTCAAGAAACTGTCCCTGGAGCTGGGTGGCAATGCACCCTTCATCGTCTTCGCCGATGCCGATCTGGATGCTGCGGTAGAGGGCGCCATGGTCGCCAAGTACCGCAACGCCGGGCAGACCTGCGTCTGCGCCAACCGCCTGTACGTCCACGATGCGGTGTACGACGCCTTTGCCGAGAAGCTCGCGGCAGCGGTTGCCAAACTCAAGGTCGGACACGGCGACGAGGCGGGCGTGACCACCGGCCCGCTGATCGACGGCAATGCCGTGGCCAAGGTGCAGGCGCATCTGGCCGATGCGCTGGAGAAGGGCGCCAGGGTCGTGCAGGGCGGCAAGGCGCTGGGCGGCAACTTTTTCGAGCCGACCGTGCTGGCAGACGTAACCACCGAGATGCGTGTCGCCCGCGAGGAAACCTTCGGCCCGCTCGCACCGCTGTTTCGCTTCAGCGACGAAGCCGAGGTGGTACGCCAGGCCAACGACACCGAGTTCGGCCTGGCCTGCTACTTCTACACCCGCGATCTGGGCCGTACCTTCCGGGTGGCCGAGGCGCTTGAGTACGGTATGGTCGGTATCAATACCGGGCTGATCTCCAACGAAGTGGCGCCGTTCGGCGGCATGAAAGCCTCCGGCCTGGGCCGCGAGGGCTCCAGGTACGGCCTCGACGAGTATCTGGAGATCAAGTACCTCTGCCTGGGTATCTGA